In Clostridium sporogenes, one genomic interval encodes:
- a CDS encoding sigma-70 family RNA polymerase sigma factor: MKIDDKNFLLELKNKNPKALEFIINTYCNLVFKIVLNVLGTDNYENVKECVNDIYLLIWNKNHLYNPEKSSFKNWLLAVSKYKAIDYKRSLSKVDSLQIEEPVLISKIDVENEYILKEKKEELIKLLQREHELDREVFIRKYILDEDMDSICKKFNLSKGAVYNRLWRTKNSLIRKLNISDEVEVSK; this comes from the coding sequence ATGAAAATTGACGATAAAAACTTTTTATTAGAGCTTAAGAATAAAAATCCTAAGGCCTTAGAATTCATAATTAATACTTACTGCAACTTAGTTTTTAAAATTGTACTAAACGTACTAGGAACCGATAACTATGAAAATGTAAAGGAATGTGTTAATGATATATATCTTCTAATATGGAATAAAAACCACTTATATAATCCTGAAAAATCTTCATTTAAGAATTGGCTTTTAGCTGTAAGTAAATATAAGGCTATAGATTATAAAAGAAGCTTATCTAAAGTGGACAGCCTTCAGATTGAAGAGCCAGTATTAATTTCAAAGATTGATGTTGAAAATGAATATATTTTAAAAGAGAAAAAAGAAGAATTAATAAAGCTTTTACAACGTGAGCATGAACTGGATAGAGAAGTATTTATACGAAAATACATTTTAGATGAAGATATGGACAGCATATGTAAAAAATTTAATTTATCCAAAGGCGCTGTTTACAATAGATTGTGGCGTACTAAAAACTCACTTATAAGGAAATTAAATATTTCAGATGAAGTGGAGGTATCAAAATGA